A DNA window from Candidatus Neomarinimicrobiota bacterium contains the following coding sequences:
- the yaiO gene encoding YaiO family outer membrane beta-barrel protein has protein sequence MRNANPSFRHHILQSIFVLVLLVTVGPVEAGENLDSLFIEARKAATELGDRDLAIELCQHALEINPNYHDFKILMGRCYSWGGNYDKAEEVLTQVVEAASSYQDARNALLDTYIWSKQDEKALALLETSVQMYPKDLGYMVKQLQVFERQKKIPEAMTIAKEILVLEPNHSMAQEFIERVEVSEITRSTTLRYTYNRLAETNTEWQFVVVEPSLDPWHWVSLEHKESLAFGPVIFKLNYASRFQNTASQIEVESYPVLRKGTYFYTGIGLSKSDLFPSFRLGLEVFQALPKDFEASLGFRYLQVPDKQIPIYVSSLGKYWQSYWFNFKTYISPSNSSLSKSWIFSVRKYLSNPQNFIDVYAGSGVSPDANLGGEEIEFLGSRSFGTTLRITVKPQYDVNVGLHLSNLETRADSFRGDTGLQISFTKHY, from the coding sequence ATGAGAAACGCCAATCCATCTTTCCGACACCACATCCTTCAATCAATATTCGTATTGGTCCTCCTGGTCACTGTAGGTCCAGTCGAAGCAGGTGAAAATCTGGATTCGCTCTTTATTGAAGCACGAAAGGCAGCTACAGAATTAGGTGATCGAGACCTGGCCATTGAGCTGTGTCAACATGCCCTCGAAATCAACCCCAATTACCACGATTTTAAAATCCTCATGGGGCGATGCTATAGTTGGGGAGGGAACTACGACAAAGCCGAAGAGGTGCTTACCCAGGTTGTAGAAGCCGCTTCATCGTATCAGGACGCCCGGAATGCTCTACTTGACACCTATATCTGGTCCAAGCAAGATGAGAAAGCCCTGGCCTTATTAGAAACCTCAGTCCAGATGTACCCCAAAGATCTGGGATATATGGTCAAACAGCTTCAGGTTTTTGAAAGACAGAAAAAAATCCCTGAAGCGATGACAATTGCTAAGGAAATTTTAGTCCTTGAACCAAACCATAGCATGGCACAAGAGTTTATAGAACGTGTCGAAGTCTCTGAAATCACACGTTCTACTACTTTGCGATACACATACAATCGTTTAGCTGAAACAAACACAGAATGGCAATTTGTTGTCGTGGAGCCAAGTCTAGATCCATGGCATTGGGTGTCATTAGAGCATAAAGAATCATTAGCATTTGGTCCTGTTATCTTCAAACTGAATTATGCCAGTCGATTCCAAAACACGGCCAGTCAGATTGAAGTGGAATCATATCCAGTGCTTAGAAAAGGAACCTATTTCTACACTGGTATCGGCTTATCAAAATCAGATTTATTCCCTTCTTTTAGACTGGGTCTGGAGGTGTTTCAGGCTTTGCCCAAAGATTTTGAAGCCTCACTGGGTTTTAGATATCTCCAGGTTCCTGATAAACAAATCCCCATTTATGTGAGCTCCCTGGGAAAATATTGGCAATCCTACTGGTTCAATTTTAAAACGTATATTTCACCATCGAATTCAAGTCTATCTAAATCATGGATATTCTCTGTCCGGAAATATCTTTCCAATCCCCAAAATTTCATTGACGTCTACGCGGGTTCAGGCGTCTCGCCTGATGCAAACCTGGGTGGAGAAGAAATTGAGTTTTTGGGGAGTCGTAGTTTTGGTACTACCCTGAGAATTACTGTTAAACCACAATATGATGTGAATGTTGGGTTACATCTCTCCAATCTTGAAACCAGGGCTGATTCTTTTCGTGGAGATACTGGATTACAGATATCATTTACGAAACATTATTAG
- a CDS encoding creatininase family protein has protein sequence MRPYLLGESTWKQVREQEVDLVILPWGATEAHNLHLPYATDVLQSDHLAAEAARLAHEQGANVMVLPTIPFGVNTGQTDIYLDINLNPSTMTAIVGDVLETLDRQGVRKFLIFNSHGGNDFKPILRELGLQYPDMFMAFTNWFSTVDKSQYFENDGDHADEMETSLMLHIRPDLVRPLADAGPGTERKIKIKSIQQGWAWTERKWSEVTDDTGIGDPRQATIEKGAAYFKDVTQKMADLFIEIANADLNDLYE, from the coding sequence ATGCGACCATATTTATTAGGAGAAAGCACCTGGAAACAGGTCAGAGAGCAAGAAGTTGATCTGGTAATCTTGCCCTGGGGTGCCACTGAGGCACACAATCTTCACCTCCCCTATGCTACAGATGTTCTGCAGTCGGATCATCTTGCAGCGGAAGCCGCTCGGTTGGCACATGAACAAGGTGCGAATGTAATGGTCTTGCCCACCATACCATTTGGGGTGAACACGGGGCAGACAGATATTTATCTGGATATTAATCTGAATCCCAGCACCATGACGGCTATCGTAGGGGATGTGCTTGAAACACTTGATCGACAGGGTGTCCGCAAATTTTTGATCTTCAATTCTCATGGCGGGAATGATTTTAAACCTATTTTGAGGGAATTGGGTCTCCAGTATCCAGATATGTTTATGGCGTTTACAAATTGGTTCTCCACAGTTGATAAATCCCAGTATTTTGAGAATGATGGCGATCATGCTGATGAAATGGAGACGTCTCTCATGCTGCACATCAGACCAGATTTGGTACGCCCGCTTGCTGATGCAGGTCCTGGGACAGAGCGTAAAATTAAAATCAAAAGCATTCAGCAAGGCTGGGCTTGGACTGAGCGGAAATGGTCTGAAGTAACCGATGATACGGGTATAGGCGATCCCAGACAGGCCACCATTGAAAAAGGTGCTGCCTATTTCAAAGATGTCACACAAAAAATGGCCGATTTGTTTATTGAAATCGCCAATGCAGATCTCAACGACCTGTATGAATAG
- a CDS encoding prolyl oligopeptidase family serine peptidase, producing MNPTYKISAPLIVLFLIVTTFSPVSGDILHLKTPSIALSDSNKVIVATPSQFDPHRKGGYPFIVMLHGWSGDETQWEDDSDLQSLCDTYQILLVLPDGGYDGWWVDSEISPGRNYATHILQEIKIWMVVNFNGSMDPANHGVMGLSMGGFGAITQVLKYPDNYAAAASLSGVMDVTRHTENWHLTGALGLYVDDPDRWKRNNPLHLAEKQAPLNSPNMLLVCGRDDFTFKENQEMAKLLEFKGYKIVFREESGTHSHTFWKTHVESAIKFIVSHFSE from the coding sequence ATGAATCCAACTTATAAAATTTCTGCACCTCTTATCGTTCTTTTTCTGATTGTCACTACATTCTCTCCAGTCTCTGGGGATATCCTACACTTAAAAACGCCCTCAATAGCCTTGTCCGACAGTAACAAGGTAATCGTTGCCACCCCCTCACAGTTCGACCCCCATCGAAAAGGTGGTTATCCCTTTATTGTCATGCTGCACGGGTGGAGTGGGGATGAAACCCAATGGGAAGATGATTCAGATTTACAGAGTTTGTGTGATACCTACCAGATTCTATTGGTATTACCAGATGGTGGCTATGATGGTTGGTGGGTTGATTCCGAGATAAGTCCAGGACGTAACTATGCGACACACATCCTCCAGGAGATCAAAATCTGGATGGTTGTGAATTTTAACGGCTCAATGGACCCTGCGAATCACGGGGTCATGGGGCTCAGTATGGGTGGATTTGGTGCCATAACTCAAGTCTTGAAATATCCCGACAATTATGCAGCCGCGGCCAGTTTAAGTGGTGTCATGGATGTCACCCGGCATACTGAAAATTGGCATCTAACTGGAGCACTGGGATTATATGTCGATGATCCCGACCGCTGGAAAAGAAACAATCCTCTCCATCTCGCTGAGAAGCAAGCGCCCCTCAATAGTCCCAATATGCTCCTTGTGTGTGGACGTGATGATTTCACATTCAAGGAGAATCAAGAGATGGCCAAACTATTGGAGTTTAAGGGATACAAAATTGTTTTCAGGGAAGAATCTGGGACACATTCTCACACTTTCTGGAAAACCCATGTTGAATCGGCCATCAAGTTTATCGTGTCACACTTTTCTGAGTAA
- a CDS encoding phosphocholine cytidylyltransferase family protein: protein MKAIIIAAGTGRRLYPITKDIPKSLVDVGQGITLLETQLHSLKECGIKDIVMIIGYRADQIESKLKEYGSDFNIEIVYNPFFESSNNLVSVWMARHCFSNEFITINGDDIFDVSVIRELMKSAYPITMVTDIKIQYDEDDMKIISADGLVKRVSKKVPVEEANGESVGIIKFCGSGPGIYRDMLESMVRDPENLNVFYLKAIQNIIDAGHKVHFSQCDPTDWGEIDFHPDLEMIRAYVSQTNLVERILDKP from the coding sequence GTGAAGGCTATTATTATTGCAGCCGGAACAGGCAGACGACTTTACCCAATCACAAAAGATATCCCCAAGAGTCTAGTTGATGTCGGCCAGGGAATTACGCTTCTGGAAACACAATTGCACAGCCTTAAGGAGTGTGGTATCAAGGACATCGTCATGATCATTGGATACCGGGCTGATCAGATAGAATCCAAGCTGAAGGAGTATGGCTCGGATTTTAATATTGAGATCGTTTACAACCCATTTTTTGAGAGCTCAAATAATCTCGTCTCAGTCTGGATGGCCCGGCATTGTTTTTCTAATGAATTTATTACCATTAATGGGGATGATATCTTCGATGTCTCAGTTATCCGCGAGTTGATGAAAAGCGCCTATCCCATCACCATGGTTACGGATATCAAAATCCAGTATGATGAAGATGATATGAAGATTATCTCAGCTGATGGTCTCGTAAAGCGGGTGAGTAAAAAGGTTCCTGTGGAAGAAGCCAATGGTGAATCTGTGGGAATAATCAAGTTCTGTGGATCAGGACCTGGCATTTATAGAGATATGCTAGAGTCCATGGTTCGTGACCCTGAAAACCTGAATGTCTTTTACTTAAAAGCCATTCAGAATATTATCGATGCCGGGCATAAAGTTCATTTCAGTCAGTGTGATCCCACTGATTGGGGGGAAATTGATTTTCATCCAGATCTTGAAATGATTCGAGCTTATGTGAGTCAGACTAATTTGGTTGAACGGATCCTGGACAAACCCTGA
- the ssb gene encoding single-stranded DNA-binding protein: MQRNSVNRVLLVGRTGSDADVRHTTKGLAIATISVATTETRKDGKGEFQDTTEWHRVVVFGKIAEFTENYVKKGALIYVEGRLQTRSWDDKEEKRHYMTEVVGEKLTMLGGWKKGAEENATVAVAEAEEEVPF; this comes from the coding sequence ATGCAGCGCAATAGCGTGAACAGAGTGCTATTGGTTGGACGTACAGGCAGCGATGCTGATGTGCGTCACACAACAAAGGGATTGGCCATCGCAACCATCAGCGTAGCCACGACAGAGACCCGTAAAGATGGGAAAGGAGAGTTTCAGGATACTACAGAATGGCATCGGGTTGTGGTTTTTGGAAAGATCGCAGAGTTCACAGAAAACTACGTCAAAAAAGGTGCCCTGATTTATGTGGAAGGACGTCTTCAGACTCGCTCATGGGATGACAAAGAAGAAAAGCGTCATTACATGACAGAAGTTGTTGGGGAAAAACTCACCATGCTAGGTGGCTGGAAAAAGGGTGCTGAAGAAAATGCAACCGTTGCAGTCGCAGAAGCAGAAGAGGAAGTTCCCTTCTAA